TTTAGAGTTGAAGTTTTATGCTtgattgtataaaaatatttatataattaggtcacaaataaaataattacaagtaTTAATAACATTTTTGGTTTTCAAGTTAATTATTGGTAATTTTTTATCCTTTAGCCAATTTAAATCTATTGTTCCCTCAATGATCGTAGTATCTAAGTAATTTCTAACAAACTCTAATATGATTCGATTTATAAGGATCAAATTTTTTTAGAGCTTAAGCCTCCATTTTTCGTACTCGTTGTTTCCTCTATTTGGCTCTTCCTCTAAAGGATTGTTGTTTAACAAGTGCATAATATCCATTGGAATATCCATAAATTTTATCATCCACTTGATGAATTAATTTCAagatatagtttttttttattacaatgGGTTGTTCAAAAGTGTTCTTTGTCCTTCCATTAATTCATGGATATTCAGGTTCAAATATCCATGAATTTGATGTTTGTTTATTGACTTTGCACTTTACGGACAATTCAAATCAAAGCAATTggatatttaaatattttagttctaaaaaaaatattttatacaatttttgttaaaaaaaattgcattaaAATTGTCTCATTTAAAACGTGGAAAGGATATTGTTTCCAACTCATAAAAGTTAAAGAGGGTAAAGTAGAATATAGTCAATTTGATTATGATATGCACATCGACTTTCCACATTGAAGTTGGACCCATGAAAAATGATATACAATTTCACTAGTAAAACAGATTTCCATGCGATGGGAACAAAAATCGAGAAAATGGTCAGTAACTTTGTTATTTAGAATTGATATACTTTTTgttataaaaatagaatatatacCTTTAGTGTCATACAAATAATtcacatatatcatttttctctaacgaaagtgaaaaaatcaattttatcctTCTCACATGTATTCTTTTGAGCTTCTTTGATTTTAAtgctaatttgaatttattattttgatggttaaattcatttttcattaactttcttataaaatttatcatttatgcccaaatttttttaaaaatacaaaaaataaattacaatatagccagaaaaaatagtttaaaatttttggttttttttttctttttccattcatacttttttattattttatttctcatatATTTACACTAAAGAATGTTGCGAGTTTGAGTTACCAAGGGAGCTAAAAGGGTGGGACCTCCTGGAAGGGGTAACAAAAAAcaatgaaagagaaaaataaaataagaataagagactcaaataatgataatcaaattaaagaagtaaaaaaaaatcatatgtgaaaggatcatatatacccaacatgaatttatttaaaattaaaattaaaaataaaatttaaaattaatttttcacttCGGACGTTAGATACGAAGTTATATGTGAGCTATTTTTGTAACGATATGGATATATGTGAATCATTTTTATAACGGTAAAGGTAGATGTGAACCACTTTTATAATGATGAGTATATCAAgtctaaatgacaaaattgaagagtatattaaattatttttccataaaaatatgcattctaattaattagaggttaaatatatttaatcatatatcataAGAATTAAAAACAATTTCCCAATAATGTAAAGACCAAAAATGTGCTTATGCCTGATTTAGTATTAATATGATTCAAATGATAACTAATTTACTCTCACAAGTTAAAATTCTGAAATAATATACATTAATTTTTACACAATTAATATATGTAACTTAAGTAATATGTCGTGTAAGTATAAGAAACTCTTCCAAATAAGATCTACGTGTAAATTCAGATTAGTCACATTTTAATGTGAATATATATTACACATTGAATGAAAAAtcgaaaaacaaaaagaatatcaactttttaaaattaaatttgatatttagtTTAACTCGATTTTCCATTAACACCCCTAGTGATGAGTATATAAAGCTCAGCTCTAAAGAGTTGAAATAAACTAAGAAAACCATGGAGACTCCTTCATATGATATCAAAAACAAAGGTATCATTTCTTTATATgcctaagtatttatttatttattttgtaactgaatttttatattaaaatcacCAAGTGAGAGTTTAACAAGAATCatcttaaagaaaaaaatattatttattaatcattGTATTATCCTCCAGGAGATGATATGCAAGAAGAACTAAAGGTGAAACTTCACCATGAGAAGGTAACTTTAATTTCtcctatttctttttcaatttttttatttattatttttgtaaaaaaaataattgatattatACTGTTCATATGGTCTCATTATCTAATAAATAATGTGTGTGAATCACCATGTTATTTATGTTAGACTTAATAGATCTATAACTTTGTtggtaaattttatttagacattTAGATTATGATTTGTTTTAATTGTGCACTTTCAAACATGATAAAGTATTCACGTTAGACACTTTcagttcaaattttgaaaaaaaattgtacgtGCTCTTAAACATTTACTAAGTAGTTAAGTTAACTACATAATATATGTCATCTCATTTGATTATATACATCAGTCTCAATTGGAACATACTTGAGATTTTACGATTTATCAACACTAATGTATATAGTTAAAGAAAGTGACGCATTTCAAGTGATTAGCTTTTCTATATAATTGACATTTGAAAATACACGTAAgaattctttcaaatttaattagattgatatcaaataaaaatattttattatatgttcAATTGAAACAAACCGTAGTCGAGTGTtcaaataaaattgaatgacAATTAGTATAAGGAACTATCGATATATTAAGCATTTATGTTGTAAATCTCTCTTATGTTAGTGGAGTCATGgaaagtaaattttaaattatataaatgatGGGTCAAATACGAGTGAGACGGCGTACACATCATTGTTTGTATTTGTAAGATTCCCTTGGTTAATTTGTTGTTGTATGGATCAAGTTGAACAAATTGGGTTATGATTCATTAATTAGCTCTTCTTGATTCAATCTATTTACAGgtataattaaataatgattCGATTCAACTTTTTTTGACTCATCTGAAATCATTCAATCAATTCATTTATCACCTTTATTTACGATTCAtttgaaataatgatttttatacTCTGTATATAATTTGCTcagatattcttttttaatttttttaaattttgtgtttaatcaaactattatttataatcgaaggatattgaattttttttttccatcaaaATTTACAGGGAggagatgaaaaagaaaaaattattgaaaaggAGGCTCCATCCCAAGATATCAAGAACAGAGATACCATCACTTCATATGttttaagtatttaattttcttcttttttttcatctttcttttttcttatcttcTTATTTTAATCATGTTAAAGAAgttaatattattgtattttttgtaactttaTAATATTATCCACCAGGAGATGATGCACAAGAAATACCAAAGGTGGAACATGAGGAGGTaactatatatttcaatttatttactaataagattaaataataacttatttgttgattaatcaatttattttaatccGTTCGAAATCACTTGCCCCATTTATCCACCCCctccccccacacacacacttAAAATGATAGTTTTGAtgctttatatatttttaaaaaaaatttaaacttttatgtTCAGTCAAATATGATTAATAAAATTAGACAGtggaaatattatttattattgaagGATATTACAGGGAGGAGATGGAAAAGAGAAAATAGTTGAAAAGGAGACTATATCCAAATGTATCATCAAGATTGAAGGTATAATCTATTTATATGTctaaatatttgattttcttcttatttttcagcttttttagtatggattttttttctttttgtgaatcattttcaagaagttaatattaaatttggtaactttaattatgatatttcaTATTCAGGAGATGATgcacaagaaaaaataaaggtGGAATATGAGGAGGTACCTTGATTTCttcttttgactttttatttattattttttgtatattttactGTCTGTTTATTTCATGttcacaaattatatatatgttatattcaaaataaacaTGCTCTGAAATCTAATAATGATTTTGAAATTGCTCTCTGAGTCTctctttattttgaattttaattccCTCTCATTTCTTTGCATTTGCACTCACTTTAAGAAACTGTTAATTAGAGtatttattttagtaaaaataattcatgttAATAACTTTAGCAATCTAATTATTTCTTTACTACTACATcaattcttttgaaaaatagctatttaatgataaatgtaaaattaaatCTCATCCAATTTTTGGATAGAACCGAACAATTACTCATTTATTAATTCAGACTATATTTTGACGcattcaaattcaatttaatCTGCTCATTTATCACTTTATACACCATTTATCTAAAGCGATAATTGTCCATATTTGTAATTTGCAACATGtcatatatctttttaaaaatttctaaaattttctgtCTGATTTCTTATTGAAGGATATTGCTTTATTTATCTTCAAAATTACaggaagaatatgaaaaagagaaaatagttGAAAAAGGGAGTCCATCCCAAGATATCAACAACAAAGGTATCATCTCTTCATATGCctaagatttatttttcttcttattttttatcttctttttatatatttactttagtatgaaacttttttttcaaaaaaaaagaaaagaaaaatcatcttaaatgaaatagtattatttttgggtaacttaaATCATTGACTTTATTCTCCAGGAGATGATCCACAAGAAAAACCAAAGGTGGAACATGAggtaactatatatatttttcttcctgTTTATTAcataatcacatttttttttacgtaGATATGTAATTTAGTGTAATTTTATAAGTGGAATTTAAAGAGGATGGAATATACACAATCTTATCTTTATCTTGTGGAGTTACCAAGACTGTTTCCAAATAGATCCTCAGTTTGagtaaaactaattaaaacataTCATAAATCCAGCATGTAAAGCAAATACAGTAATAAAGAAGTCATGTTGAAAACAAAACATTGATTCTATGACGTGAGGGGCAGTGTCAAGAGCTCCGTCAATTTGTTATCTCGTGTCATATGCAACATCCTTCTTCCTTCTCGCGAAGCACGGGAGCGCATAGCACCCACAGTTCAACATGTAATGTAAGATAATAACGCTAAAATAGTGAATCTATCGGTACCATAACAATAGTATAGAACTTTGAACCTAATGACCGTCCAAGTAATCTTCTAGAATGAAGGATCCCCATTAGCAACAAAATTTTGTGTCTAACTaatatacaataacaataatatatctGGTGTAATTTACGAGTGAAGGTAGGTTTGAAGTTAAACATAATCAATAAAATTGGACAA
The DNA window shown above is from Solanum stenotomum isolate F172 chromosome 6, ASM1918654v1, whole genome shotgun sequence and carries:
- the LOC125867452 gene encoding systemin-like, yielding METPSYDIKNKGDDMQEELKVKLHHEKGGDEKEKIIEKEAPSQDIKNRDTITSYVLRDDAQEIPKVEHEEGGDGKEKIVEKETISKCIIKIEGDDAQEKIKVEYEEEEYEKEKIVEKGSPSQDINNKGDDPQEKPKVEHEEGDEKETPAQDIIKIEGEGAQEITKVVCEEREKIVIRADLAVHSTPPSKRDPPKMQTDNNKL